From the genome of Thermoflexus hugenholtzii, one region includes:
- a CDS encoding patatin-like phospholipase family protein translates to MGKRALVLSGGGGRGAYEVGVIRALYRAGWIPEILVGTSIGAVNAAALAAGWTAERLVEFWLGLRSHHVHRPHLRVWRSLFTTEPLRATLRRHIDFERLNDPDNPRVLLVLATDLRRGCPVVFASRPVPKALAVRIGPEHLLASCSIPYVYPATPVERSVFWDGAVMANTPLNAAIEAGADEIVAVLLAPMPGQAGGWPLPRHPLQALALVLDLALLATFENDYRQLEAVNQAVRRGHPLKPTHREIRCHVVAPAAPLPLSRILRYDPAGTRALIAQGEADARAILDRLEG, encoded by the coding sequence TTGGGAAAGCGCGCGCTGGTGCTCTCCGGCGGCGGCGGGCGGGGCGCCTACGAGGTGGGGGTCATCCGCGCCCTTTACCGCGCCGGATGGATCCCGGAGATCCTGGTGGGCACCTCCATCGGCGCCGTGAACGCCGCCGCCCTGGCGGCGGGCTGGACCGCGGAGCGACTGGTGGAGTTCTGGCTGGGCCTGCGATCCCATCACGTCCACCGCCCCCATCTGCGGGTCTGGCGGAGCCTGTTCACCACCGAACCCCTTCGGGCCACCCTTCGCCGGCACATCGACTTCGAGCGCCTGAACGACCCCGACAACCCGCGGGTGCTGCTGGTGCTGGCCACGGACCTCCGCCGGGGATGCCCGGTGGTCTTCGCCAGCCGCCCCGTCCCCAAGGCCCTCGCGGTTCGCATCGGGCCGGAGCACCTGCTCGCCAGCTGCAGCATCCCTTACGTCTATCCGGCCACGCCGGTGGAGCGCAGCGTGTTCTGGGACGGAGCGGTGATGGCCAACACGCCGTTGAACGCGGCCATCGAGGCCGGCGCCGACGAGATCGTGGCGGTGCTGCTGGCCCCCATGCCCGGACAGGCGGGAGGCTGGCCTCTCCCCCGCCATCCCCTCCAGGCCCTCGCCCTCGTCCTCGATCTGGCTCTCCTGGCCACCTTCGAGAACGACTACCGGCAGCTGGAGGCGGTGAACCAGGCGGTGCGCCGGGGACATCCCCTCAAGCCCACCCATCGGGAGATCCGATGCCACGTGGTGGCCCCGGCCGCGCCGCTGCCCCTCTCCCGCATCCTGCGCTATGACCCGGCAGGGACCCGCGCCCTCATCGCCCAGGGGGAAGCGGACGCCCGGGCGATCCTGGATCGGCTGGAGGGATAA
- the phnD gene encoding phosphate/phosphite/phosphonate ABC transporter substrate-binding protein, whose amino-acid sequence MGIERLCRAFRWGLVALSLWLGACGGAAEPMPYVDFNRRAPLATPRRTGVVPLRVGIAAVLSPQSSAEAYQALLQYLSHRLNRPVERVQRRDYRDMNAAIARGEVDIAFICTWAYVIGQREHGFRLLAVPVVNGKPTYQSWVIVRADLPIYRMEDLRGRVFAFVDPLSNTGYLYPRYLVHQLGETPERFFRRTFFTYGHDRAIRAVAQGLADGAAVDSLVFQFLLEREPELAGKVRVIDRSPEFGAPPVVAAPHLAPVLQAEIQALLLSAHEDPEGQPALRAIGVERFVKGDDAWYEGVRRLEAAIASEEP is encoded by the coding sequence ATGGGCATCGAGAGGCTCTGCAGGGCTTTCCGCTGGGGGCTTGTGGCTCTGTCCCTCTGGCTGGGGGCTTGCGGAGGGGCGGCTGAGCCCATGCCCTATGTGGATTTCAATCGGCGGGCGCCGCTGGCGACCCCGCGACGCACCGGAGTGGTCCCGCTGCGGGTGGGCATCGCCGCCGTTCTCTCGCCCCAGAGCTCTGCGGAGGCTTATCAGGCGCTGCTTCAATATCTCTCCCATCGCTTGAACCGCCCGGTGGAGAGGGTCCAGCGCCGCGATTATCGGGACATGAACGCGGCCATCGCCCGTGGGGAGGTGGACATCGCTTTCATCTGCACGTGGGCCTATGTGATCGGTCAGCGGGAGCACGGATTCCGGCTGCTGGCCGTGCCGGTGGTGAACGGGAAGCCCACGTATCAGTCCTGGGTGATCGTGCGGGCGGACCTCCCGATCTACCGGATGGAGGATCTGCGGGGGCGCGTTTTCGCTTTCGTGGATCCGCTGTCCAACACCGGCTATCTCTATCCCCGCTATCTCGTGCATCAATTGGGTGAGACGCCGGAGCGGTTCTTCCGGCGCACGTTTTTCACCTATGGGCATGACCGGGCGATCCGCGCGGTCGCTCAGGGGTTGGCCGATGGGGCGGCTGTCGACAGCCTGGTCTTTCAGTTCCTGCTGGAACGGGAGCCGGAGCTGGCCGGGAAGGTGCGGGTGATCGATCGCTCCCCCGAGTTTGGGGCGCCGCCGGTGGTGGCCGCCCCCCACCTGGCTCCCGTGCTTCAGGCGGAGATCCAGGCGCTCCTGCTGAGCGCCCATGAGGACCCGGAGGGCCAGCCGGCGCTTCGGGCCATCGGGGTGGAGCGTTTCGTGAAGGGGGACGACGCCTGGTATGAGGGGGTTCGTCGGCTGGAGGCCGCCATCGCGAGCGAGGAGCCCTGA
- a CDS encoding 4Fe-4S dicluster domain-containing protein yields MTGSAGKVDLDRREVLAKLASAVFAGLVAPAVLGESAAPAEAATLPELPVLPPPQPEEDPLVRMMRDLQRALQKPVEQRRWVMVIDLRKCVGCHACTISCVVENKLPPGVVYRPVLEEELGTYPHVVRRFIPRPCMQCDRPPCVPVCPVNATWKRPDGIVVIDYEQCIGCRYCITACPYGARTFDFGDRYTEGTAGARPFLLGEEGAAVHETIPMFEYGQPRPRRDESSPIGNTRKCHFCLHRIERGLLPECVVTCIGRATFFGDANDPESLVAELIARPNVMRLKEELGTEPKVYYLL; encoded by the coding sequence ATGACGGGATCCGCGGGGAAGGTGGATCTGGATCGGCGGGAGGTGCTGGCGAAACTGGCCAGCGCCGTCTTCGCAGGGCTGGTGGCCCCCGCCGTCCTCGGCGAGTCCGCGGCGCCTGCGGAGGCGGCCACCCTCCCGGAGCTGCCCGTGCTGCCCCCGCCCCAGCCGGAAGAGGACCCGCTGGTCCGGATGATGCGGGATCTCCAGCGGGCGTTGCAGAAGCCGGTGGAGCAGCGGCGGTGGGTGATGGTGATTGATCTGCGCAAGTGCGTGGGCTGCCACGCCTGCACCATCTCCTGCGTCGTGGAGAACAAGCTGCCTCCGGGCGTGGTCTATCGCCCTGTCCTGGAGGAGGAGCTGGGAACCTATCCCCATGTCGTCCGGCGGTTCATCCCTCGCCCGTGCATGCAGTGCGATCGGCCGCCCTGCGTTCCCGTCTGCCCGGTGAACGCCACCTGGAAGCGGCCGGATGGGATCGTGGTGATCGACTATGAGCAGTGCATCGGCTGCCGCTACTGCATCACCGCCTGCCCTTACGGGGCGCGGACCTTCGACTTCGGCGATCGCTACACCGAAGGGACAGCGGGGGCCCGACCCTTCCTGCTCGGCGAGGAGGGCGCGGCCGTCCACGAGACGATCCCCATGTTCGAATACGGCCAGCCTCGTCCCCGACGGGATGAGAGCTCCCCCATCGGCAACACCCGCAAGTGCCACTTCTGCCTGCATCGCATCGAGCGGGGCCTGTTGCCGGAGTGCGTGGTCACCTGCATCGGCCGGGCGACCTTCTTCGGGGACGCCAACGACCCGGAGAGCCTGGTCGCCGAGCTGATCGCCCGGCCGAACGTGATGCGCTTGAAGGAGGAGCTGGGGACGGAGCCCAAGGTTTACTACCTGCTCTGA
- the nrfD gene encoding NrfD/PsrC family molybdoenzyme membrane anchor subunit, whose amino-acid sequence MMRRVLYGVAILAVLFGLWGIYDRAAFGHQNAAYGSYVVWGLWVALYLFFTGIATGTFVFATLEYLFRVPIFARTGRLSLFLALITLGAGLLHIWLDLGRPERVWKAYLQPNFNSVMDQIVWGYTLFGLIILAMLAMSFRPQRYAGWLRILSAIGLFLALFLSGGVGALLGVQAARPFWHVGLFPVQFPFFSLASGAALLLLVYGLFDRAANEHRAQLLRTLAILSLVLQLIKLYFLWADYSQSLYGGMPQNVAAVQEVLFGRYWWAFWILQLFLGSLVPIVILLWPGLSTKPAWAALTGFLILVGFAAARANIVFPALAVPELKQLIGAFHSARLQFHYFPSPMEWAVSIGISGLAGLAFLIAYDRLPITPEHVPEAPAR is encoded by the coding sequence ATGATGCGACGGGTTCTGTATGGGGTGGCCATCCTGGCCGTGCTGTTCGGCCTGTGGGGGATCTACGATCGCGCCGCCTTCGGGCACCAGAACGCGGCCTACGGGAGCTACGTGGTCTGGGGTCTGTGGGTCGCCCTGTATCTCTTCTTCACCGGCATCGCGACGGGGACCTTCGTCTTCGCCACGCTGGAGTATCTGTTCCGTGTTCCTATCTTCGCCCGCACCGGCCGCCTCTCCCTCTTCCTGGCCCTGATCACCCTGGGGGCCGGCCTGCTGCACATCTGGCTGGACCTGGGGCGTCCGGAGCGGGTCTGGAAAGCTTACCTGCAGCCCAACTTCAACTCCGTGATGGATCAGATCGTCTGGGGCTACACCCTCTTCGGCCTGATCATCCTGGCCATGCTGGCCATGAGCTTCCGGCCCCAGCGCTACGCCGGATGGCTGCGGATCCTCTCCGCCATCGGCCTGTTCCTCGCCCTCTTCCTGAGCGGCGGCGTGGGAGCCCTCCTGGGCGTGCAGGCCGCCCGTCCCTTCTGGCATGTGGGCCTGTTCCCCGTGCAGTTCCCCTTCTTCTCCCTGGCCTCGGGGGCGGCCCTGCTGCTCCTGGTCTATGGCCTCTTCGATCGGGCGGCCAACGAACATCGGGCGCAGCTCCTTCGAACCCTGGCGATCCTCAGCCTGGTGCTGCAGCTGATCAAGCTGTATTTCCTGTGGGCGGACTACTCCCAGAGCCTCTACGGCGGGATGCCCCAGAACGTCGCCGCCGTCCAGGAGGTGCTCTTCGGGCGCTACTGGTGGGCCTTCTGGATCCTGCAGCTGTTCCTGGGGAGCCTGGTGCCCATCGTCATCCTTCTCTGGCCGGGGCTCTCGACGAAGCCGGCGTGGGCCGCCCTAACAGGCTTCCTGATCCTGGTGGGTTTCGCCGCGGCCCGGGCGAACATCGTGTTCCCGGCCCTCGCCGTGCCGGAGCTGAAACAGCTCATCGGCGCCTTCCACAGCGCCCGGCTTCAGTTCCATTACTTCCCGAGCCCGATGGAGTGGGCCGTCAGCATCGGCATCAGCGGCCTGGCCGGGCTGGCCTTCCTGATCGCCTACGATCGCCTGCCGATAACCCCCGAACACGTCCCGGAGGCTCCGGCGCGCTGA
- a CDS encoding molybdopterin-dependent oxidoreductase has protein sequence MPRPTEIREELPAEKTEGTGLTRRDFLKTAALVGSTALFAHAARTLASFHPEAEGEYPLGRPENMIFTVCQQCNTQCGIKVKLLDGVAAKIDGNPYSPWALYPHLPYKTPISQAAAIDGGLCPKGQAGIQTAYDPYRLRVVLKRKPGTKRGENQWITIPFEQAIREIVEGGDLFGEGPVPGLKELWALRDPKVMKAMGDFVKKIWGEKDPEKKKALVEEFKKQFADHLHTLIDPDHPDLGPKNNQIAIIWGRLKGGRSDFIHRFFGDGLGTVNRHGHTTVCQGSLYFGCKAMSEQFVDGKFSGGAKFYWQADLGNSEFVIFVGASPFEGNYGPPLRVTKITEGLVSGRLKYAVIDPRFSKTAAKAWKWIPNKPGTEGAIAMGMIRWIIENQRYDEKYLRNANRAAAKAAGEPTWTNAVWLVKIGEDGTPGPFLRASEIGLTTKQEVEKEGKKVTVYVTPDGKQFAYDLLVTMVEGKPVAFDPNDAETPVVGDLFVEATLTALDGKAIRVKSGMQILKESAEKMTIEEYAAEAGIRPQDIVELAREFTAHGKRAAADVHRGVSQHTNGFYNVVAWFTLNLLIGNYDWKGGMIKATTYDYTGAKAKKPFNLSAMNPGKLSPFGISIIRHEVKWQDTTLYDGKYPAKRNWYPLSSDIYQELIPSMGDAYPYPIKILFIYMGSPVYALPAGHTNIEILKDPKKIPLIIACDIVVGETSMYADYIFPDLTYLERWEFAGSHPSVAWKVQPVRQPAIPPLTETVKVFGQEMPLSLEAMLLGLAEALGLPNFGPNGLGEGIPLTHPDHLYLRMVANLAYGEKEDGSDAVPDADDEEVRIFLEARRHLPKSVFDPERWKETVGEDLWRKVIYVLNRGGRFQDFEKAYEGDQVKNKYGQLINLYQEKTATTKSAMTGKPLIGYATYIPAPTDVLGNRLEDEKEGYEFHLITYREIFHTKSRTISNYWLLALAPENYVLMNARDAARLGLKDGDWVRIVSPTNPEGVWDLGNGQKKAMVGKVKVVQGIRPGVIAFSLGHGHWAYGASDVVIDGVVVKGDPRRATGIHANAAMRVDPYLKNTCLVDPVGGSAVFYDSRVKVEKI, from the coding sequence ATGCCTCGACCGACGGAGATCCGGGAGGAGCTCCCGGCGGAGAAAACCGAAGGAACCGGTCTGACCCGGCGGGATTTCTTGAAGACGGCGGCCCTGGTGGGGAGCACCGCCCTCTTCGCCCACGCGGCCCGCACCCTGGCGAGCTTCCACCCGGAGGCCGAAGGGGAATACCCGCTGGGCCGGCCGGAGAACATGATCTTCACCGTCTGCCAGCAATGCAACACCCAGTGCGGGATCAAAGTGAAGCTACTGGACGGCGTGGCGGCCAAGATCGACGGCAACCCCTACTCGCCCTGGGCGCTCTACCCCCATCTCCCTTATAAGACGCCGATCTCCCAGGCTGCTGCCATCGATGGGGGGCTCTGCCCCAAGGGCCAGGCGGGTATCCAGACCGCCTACGACCCGTATCGCCTCCGGGTGGTCCTGAAGCGCAAGCCCGGCACCAAACGGGGCGAGAACCAGTGGATCACCATCCCCTTCGAGCAGGCCATCCGGGAGATCGTCGAAGGGGGCGACCTCTTCGGCGAGGGCCCTGTGCCGGGCCTGAAGGAGCTGTGGGCCCTGCGGGACCCCAAAGTCATGAAGGCGATGGGCGATTTCGTGAAGAAGATCTGGGGGGAGAAGGATCCGGAGAAGAAGAAGGCCCTGGTGGAGGAATTCAAGAAGCAGTTCGCGGATCATCTGCACACCCTGATCGATCCGGACCACCCGGACCTGGGGCCGAAGAACAATCAGATCGCCATCATCTGGGGGCGGCTCAAGGGCGGACGCTCGGATTTCATCCACCGGTTCTTCGGCGATGGCCTGGGGACCGTCAACCGCCACGGCCACACCACCGTCTGCCAGGGCTCCCTCTACTTCGGCTGCAAAGCGATGTCTGAACAGTTTGTGGACGGGAAGTTCTCCGGCGGGGCCAAGTTCTACTGGCAGGCGGACCTGGGCAACAGCGAGTTCGTCATCTTCGTGGGCGCCAGCCCCTTTGAGGGGAACTACGGCCCGCCGCTGCGGGTGACCAAGATCACCGAGGGGCTGGTCTCGGGCCGGCTGAAGTATGCGGTGATCGATCCCCGTTTCTCCAAGACGGCGGCCAAGGCCTGGAAGTGGATCCCCAACAAGCCGGGGACCGAGGGCGCCATCGCCATGGGGATGATCCGCTGGATCATCGAGAACCAGCGCTACGACGAGAAATACCTGCGCAACGCCAACCGGGCCGCCGCCAAAGCCGCCGGGGAGCCCACCTGGACCAACGCGGTCTGGCTGGTGAAGATCGGCGAGGACGGCACCCCCGGCCCCTTCCTGCGGGCCTCCGAGATCGGCCTCACCACCAAGCAGGAAGTGGAGAAGGAGGGGAAGAAGGTGACCGTCTATGTGACCCCCGACGGCAAGCAGTTCGCCTACGACCTCCTGGTGACCATGGTGGAGGGCAAGCCGGTCGCCTTCGACCCCAACGACGCCGAGACCCCGGTGGTCGGGGACCTCTTCGTGGAGGCCACCCTCACCGCCCTGGACGGCAAGGCCATCCGGGTGAAGAGCGGGATGCAGATCCTGAAGGAGTCGGCGGAGAAGATGACCATTGAGGAATACGCCGCCGAGGCGGGGATCCGCCCTCAGGATATCGTGGAGCTGGCCCGGGAGTTCACCGCCCACGGCAAGCGGGCCGCCGCCGACGTCCACCGCGGCGTCTCCCAGCACACCAACGGCTTCTACAACGTGGTGGCCTGGTTCACCCTGAACCTGCTCATCGGCAACTACGACTGGAAGGGCGGGATGATCAAGGCCACCACCTACGATTACACCGGGGCCAAGGCCAAGAAGCCGTTTAACCTGAGCGCCATGAACCCCGGCAAGCTCTCCCCGTTCGGGATCAGCATCATCCGTCACGAAGTCAAGTGGCAGGACACCACGCTCTACGACGGGAAATATCCGGCGAAGCGGAACTGGTATCCGCTGTCGTCGGACATCTACCAGGAGCTGATCCCCTCCATGGGGGACGCCTATCCGTATCCCATCAAGATCCTCTTCATCTATATGGGCTCGCCGGTCTATGCGCTGCCCGCCGGCCACACCAACATCGAGATCCTGAAGGATCCGAAGAAGATCCCCCTGATCATCGCCTGCGACATCGTGGTCGGCGAGACCTCGATGTATGCCGATTACATCTTCCCGGATCTCACCTACCTGGAGCGCTGGGAGTTCGCCGGCTCCCATCCCTCGGTGGCCTGGAAGGTCCAGCCGGTGCGGCAGCCGGCCATCCCGCCGCTCACGGAGACGGTGAAGGTCTTCGGCCAGGAGATGCCGCTCTCCCTGGAGGCCATGCTCCTGGGCCTGGCGGAGGCCCTGGGCCTGCCGAACTTCGGCCCCAACGGCCTGGGCGAGGGCATCCCCCTCACCCACCCGGATCACCTCTACCTGCGCATGGTGGCCAACCTGGCCTACGGGGAGAAGGAGGACGGCTCCGACGCGGTGCCCGATGCCGACGATGAGGAGGTCCGGATCTTCCTGGAGGCCCGGCGGCACCTCCCGAAGAGCGTCTTCGATCCGGAGCGCTGGAAGGAGACCGTGGGGGAGGACCTCTGGCGCAAGGTGATCTACGTGCTCAACCGGGGCGGCCGCTTCCAGGACTTCGAGAAGGCCTATGAGGGCGATCAGGTGAAGAACAAATACGGCCAGCTGATCAACCTCTACCAGGAGAAGACGGCGACCACCAAGAGCGCGATGACCGGCAAGCCGCTCATCGGCTACGCCACCTACATCCCCGCGCCCACCGATGTGCTGGGCAACCGGCTGGAGGACGAGAAGGAGGGCTACGAGTTCCACCTGATCACCTACCGGGAGATCTTCCACACCAAGAGCCGCACCATCTCCAACTACTGGCTACTGGCCCTGGCCCCCGAGAACTACGTCCTGATGAATGCCCGGGACGCCGCCCGGCTGGGCCTGAAGGACGGGGATTGGGTGCGGATCGTCTCGCCCACCAACCCGGAGGGGGTTTGGGACCTGGGCAACGGCCAGAAGAAGGCGATGGTCGGCAAGGTCAAGGTCGTCCAGGGGATCCGCCCCGGGGTGATCGCCTTCAGCCTGGGCCACGGCCACTGGGCGTATGGGGCCTCGGATGTGGTGATCGACGGGGTGGTGGTGAAGGGCGATCCGCGCCGGGCGACCGGCATCCACGCCAACGCCGCCATGCGGGTGGACCCCTACCTGAAGAACACCTGTCTGGTGGATCCGGTGGGCGGCTCGGCGGTGTTCTACGACAGCCGGGTGAAGGTGGAGAAAATCTGA
- a CDS encoding cytochrome c family protein, with the protein MRTRWAIFGTLIAVGIVVWLAMNPPRPLLNVLKRVDPSPETGARLVERYGCRRCHRIGDSGGILAPDLNGITRRVGDPAMVSLRLWLRDPQAVKPGTAMPNFHLSDSEIEAILAYLQALDARRP; encoded by the coding sequence ATGCGAACCCGCTGGGCGATCTTCGGAACCCTGATCGCCGTCGGGATCGTGGTCTGGCTGGCCATGAATCCCCCGCGGCCTCTTCTCAACGTTCTCAAGCGCGTGGATCCCTCCCCGGAGACCGGGGCGCGGCTGGTGGAGCGCTACGGCTGCCGGCGTTGCCATCGCATCGGCGATTCAGGAGGGATCCTGGCGCCGGATCTCAACGGGATCACCCGGCGGGTGGGGGATCCGGCCATGGTGAGCCTGCGGCTCTGGCTCCGGGACCCCCAGGCCGTCAAGCCCGGGACCGCCATGCCGAACTTCCATCTCTCCGACAGCGAGATCGAGGCGATCCTCGCCTACCTTCAGGCGCTGGACGCCCGGCGCCCATAG
- the pheA gene encoding prephenate dehydratase, which translates to MICGIRGAITAQANTPEAIASATRTLLQAIARANHLTPEEIVAAWFTTTPDLNAAFPAAVAREMGWTHVPMLCAQEIPVPDGLPRCIRVLLLVQPRRPLRPVPVYLGEARRLRPDLFNGEGDPAPEPDPPPPPPTRPRVAFQGEPGAYSHEAAERFFGGELELLPCATFAEVAQAVEAGRADFGILPVENSTAGSINAVYDLLLERDLRIWGEVILRVRHCLLAPPGTSLSDIRAVRSHPQALEQCARFIARHGWEAIAAPDTAGSARMLAERPEPGVAAIASRLAAERYGLAILAEGIEDDPENATRFFIVSTHEPPRAARNKTSIVFSTRHVPGALHACLGEFAARGINLTKLESRPRRGRPWEYVFYLDFEGHWQDPACREALLGLLQRASFLKLLGSYPAAEGTLSSHEEGGER; encoded by the coding sequence ATGATCTGCGGCATCCGCGGCGCGATCACCGCCCAGGCCAACACCCCCGAGGCCATCGCCTCGGCCACCCGAACGCTGCTCCAGGCCATCGCCCGGGCGAACCACCTCACCCCCGAGGAGATCGTCGCCGCCTGGTTCACCACCACCCCCGATCTCAACGCCGCCTTCCCCGCCGCCGTCGCCCGGGAGATGGGATGGACCCACGTCCCCATGCTCTGCGCCCAGGAGATCCCCGTCCCCGATGGATTGCCCCGTTGCATCCGCGTCCTGCTGCTGGTCCAGCCCCGCCGGCCCCTCCGGCCCGTCCCGGTTTACCTGGGCGAGGCCCGCCGGCTCCGACCGGACCTGTTTAACGGGGAGGGAGATCCCGCCCCGGAGCCGGATCCCCCGCCCCCTCCCCCGACCCGTCCGCGGGTGGCCTTCCAGGGGGAGCCAGGAGCCTATTCCCACGAGGCCGCTGAGCGCTTCTTCGGGGGCGAGCTGGAGCTGCTCCCCTGCGCCACCTTCGCCGAGGTCGCCCAGGCCGTGGAGGCCGGCCGGGCCGACTTCGGGATCCTGCCCGTGGAGAACTCCACCGCAGGCTCCATCAACGCCGTCTACGACCTCCTCCTGGAGCGGGACCTCCGGATCTGGGGGGAGGTGATCCTGCGGGTGCGGCACTGCCTCCTCGCCCCTCCGGGGACCTCCCTCTCGGACATCCGGGCGGTGCGCTCCCATCCCCAGGCCCTGGAGCAGTGTGCCCGCTTCATCGCCCGCCACGGCTGGGAGGCCATCGCCGCCCCCGACACCGCCGGCAGCGCCCGCATGCTGGCCGAGCGCCCGGAGCCCGGGGTCGCCGCCATCGCCAGCCGCCTGGCCGCCGAACGCTACGGCCTGGCGATCCTGGCCGAAGGCATCGAGGACGACCCCGAGAACGCCACCCGCTTCTTCATCGTCAGCACCCATGAGCCCCCCCGCGCCGCCCGCAACAAGACCTCCATCGTCTTCAGCACCCGCCACGTGCCGGGGGCCCTCCACGCCTGCCTGGGGGAGTTCGCCGCCCGCGGCATTAACCTCACCAAGCTCGAGTCCCGCCCCCGCCGCGGCCGTCCCTGGGAATACGTCTTCTACCTGGACTTCGAGGGCCACTGGCAGGATCCGGCGTGTCGCGAGGCCCTGCTGGGCCTGCTCCAGCGGGCCTCCTTCCTGAAACTGCTGGGCTCTTATCCGGCCGCCGAGGGAACCCTCTCAAGCCACGAAGAAGGAGGAGAGCGATGA
- the aroF gene encoding 3-deoxy-7-phosphoheptulonate synthase, with protein MIVECASDMDPRAIQRLVEHLQARGKPVYRIHGPQPVLVCPDDHDLDPQELQTWPGVRRVIPVRHAFQLAARDYRPEGTQIRVGEVLIGGEEPVLIAGPCAVESRAQLLETAYAVREAGAHMLRAGAFKPRTSPYSFQGLGWEGLELLAEVRAETGLPVVTEVMAPEEIPLVAEVADVLQIGARNMQNFSLLKAAGRQPKPVLLKRGMSATIEEWLLAAEYIMAYGNFQVILCERGIRTFERMTRNTLDLNAVPVVKRLSHLPVLVDPSHGTGDAAYVIPMARAAIAAGADGLITEVHIRPQEAWSDGRQSLTPEAFARMVREVRAVARALRELEGDSHRA; from the coding sequence ATGATCGTGGAATGCGCGTCCGATATGGACCCCCGCGCCATCCAGCGACTGGTGGAGCACCTGCAGGCCAGGGGCAAGCCCGTCTACCGGATTCACGGGCCCCAGCCCGTGCTGGTTTGCCCGGATGATCACGACCTGGATCCCCAGGAGCTCCAGACCTGGCCCGGCGTCCGACGGGTGATCCCGGTCCGTCATGCCTTCCAGCTGGCCGCCCGGGATTACCGGCCGGAGGGCACCCAAATCCGGGTGGGCGAGGTGCTCATCGGCGGGGAGGAGCCGGTGTTGATCGCCGGCCCGTGCGCCGTGGAATCCCGCGCCCAGCTCCTGGAGACCGCTTACGCCGTCCGGGAAGCGGGCGCCCATATGCTGCGCGCAGGGGCCTTCAAGCCCCGCACCTCCCCTTACTCGTTCCAGGGACTGGGCTGGGAGGGGCTGGAGCTGCTGGCCGAAGTCCGCGCCGAGACCGGCCTCCCCGTGGTGACCGAAGTGATGGCCCCCGAGGAGATCCCCCTGGTGGCCGAGGTCGCCGACGTCCTGCAGATCGGCGCCCGCAACATGCAGAACTTCAGCCTGCTCAAGGCGGCCGGCCGCCAGCCCAAGCCGGTCCTCCTCAAGCGCGGGATGAGCGCCACCATCGAGGAATGGCTGCTGGCGGCGGAATACATCATGGCCTACGGGAACTTCCAGGTGATCCTGTGCGAGCGGGGGATCCGCACCTTCGAGCGGATGACCCGCAACACCCTGGACCTCAACGCCGTGCCGGTGGTCAAACGCCTGAGCCACCTGCCGGTGCTGGTGGATCCCAGCCACGGCACAGGGGACGCGGCGTATGTGATCCCCATGGCCCGGGCCGCCATCGCCGCCGGAGCGGACGGCCTGATCACCGAGGTCCATATCCGCCCGCAGGAGGCCTGGTCGGACGGCCGCCAGTCCCTCACCCCGGAGGCCTTCGCCCGCATGGTCCGCGAGGTCCGCGCCGTGGCTCGGGCCCTGCGGGAACTGGAGGGCGATTCCCATCGCGCGTAA
- a CDS encoding prephenate dehydrogenase/arogenate dehydrogenase family protein, with amino-acid sequence MAPFRWGIIGLGLIGGSIAHRLARQGLPVLGADQDPRTREQARASGIFEDVLDPPALAAAAEGVILATPVGAIEELLRTLPWRPGQVVLDTGSTKRRVVAAMGKLPDGVGAVGGHPMAGRETSGFEAADPDLFVGRPFLLVPTSRTTPEAAARAEELARLLGARPLWMEAETHDRQVAWISHLPYVTAMALVAAVEAAGDPALWEIAASGFRDATRVAASDPRMMGDVIRSNADEVVAALETLLRILEAWRAALKASPPSLPPEWPRLAARRRGWSGSA; translated from the coding sequence ATGGCGCCGTTCCGCTGGGGGATCATTGGGTTGGGATTGATCGGCGGCTCCATCGCCCATCGGCTCGCCCGACAGGGGCTCCCGGTGCTGGGAGCGGATCAGGATCCCCGGACCCGGGAGCAGGCCCGGGCCTCCGGGATCTTCGAGGACGTCCTGGACCCGCCGGCCCTGGCCGCCGCCGCGGAGGGCGTGATCCTGGCCACGCCGGTGGGCGCGATCGAGGAGCTGCTGCGGACGCTGCCGTGGCGGCCGGGACAGGTGGTGCTGGACACCGGGAGCACCAAGCGACGGGTGGTAGCGGCGATGGGGAAGCTGCCGGACGGCGTGGGCGCCGTCGGCGGACATCCCATGGCCGGCCGGGAGACCTCGGGCTTCGAGGCGGCGGACCCGGATCTCTTCGTCGGGCGGCCGTTCCTGCTGGTCCCCACTTCCCGCACCACCCCCGAAGCCGCCGCGCGGGCGGAGGAGCTGGCGCGCCTCCTGGGCGCCCGGCCGCTGTGGATGGAGGCGGAGACCCACGATCGCCAGGTGGCCTGGATCAGCCACCTCCCCTACGTGACGGCCATGGCCCTTGTCGCTGCCGTGGAAGCCGCTGGGGATCCCGCCCTCTGGGAGATCGCTGCCTCCGGCTTTCGGGACGCCACCCGGGTGGCGGCCAGCGACCCCCGCATGATGGGGGACGTCATCCGCAGCAACGCCGATGAGGTCGTCGCCGCCCTGGAGACCCTCCTCCGGATCCTGGAGGCTTGGCGCGCGGCCCTGAAGGCCTCCCCGCCCTCGCTCCCTCCGGAATGGCCCCGCCTGGCCGCGCGCCGCCGCGGATGGTCGGGGAGTGCCTGA